In a single window of the Elaeis guineensis isolate ETL-2024a chromosome 8, EG11, whole genome shotgun sequence genome:
- the LOC105050663 gene encoding pentatricopeptide repeat-containing protein At3g02330, mitochondrial, which produces MAFPSLRRHLTKSSSLPPNPFSPCLALLSPFSTRLPEPHSPPTERRTFSHIFQHCAKHQDLNPGREAHARMIASGFVPTIFVANCLMHMYTRCSNLDYARKVFDRMPEKDTISWNAMISGYSQSGAMGIAESLFDAMPERDVISWNSLISGYLQNGSSYGSIELFLQMRRSGIEPDRTTFAIILKSCAASEELELGTQIHGMVLKMGLDFDVVTGSAVVDMYAKCKSLGDSLHVFDEMPERNWVSWSAVIGGCAQNEKFLEGLDLFKEMQRSGVGVSQSVYASVFRSCAGLSLARVGSQFHGHALKNNFSTDIVVGTAVLDMYTKGDCLDDALRVFQWMPTRTLQSWNAIVVGFARSNRTLEAMKLFQLMNRSGVGIDEISLSGVLGACAEVKGYFQGSQIHCLAIKTSLISDICVRNAMLDMYGKCKALTDACDIFEEMDRRDAVSWNALITALEQNGQYEDTLAHFSQMLWCGMEPDEFTYGSVLKACAGLQSLDHGMKVHDKIIKSGLGLDSFIGSALVDMYCKCGMTEEAQKLHQRIEKQTLVSWNAIISGFSLQKQSEEAQNFFFQMLDFGIKPDNFTYASVLDTCANLATVGLGKQIHAQIIKQELQRDVFISSTLVDMYAKCGNMQESLLIFERIKERDFVSWNAMICGYAYHGLGLEALGMFERMQLENVRPNHATFVAVLRACGHVGLVDEGMHYFQLMTDHYKLEPQLEHYSCMVDIIGRSKGIHEALSLINDMPFEADAVIWRTLLSICKIYQNVEVAEMAAYNILLLDPEDSAAYILLSNIYAEVGKWGDVSKMRRIMRQSRLKKEPGCSWIEVKNAMHTFLVGDKAHPRCLEIYQRLDELIDEMKWAGYMPNLDFFLEDEEEERRDQQEQLRFGNV; this is translated from the coding sequence ATGGCCTTTCCGTCCCTTCGCCGCCACCTTACCaaatcctcctctctccctccaaACCCTTTCTCCCCATGCCTCGCCCTTCTATCTCCCTTCTCTACTCGTCTACCCGAACCGCACTCACCGCCCACCGAGAGAAGAACCTTCTCCCATATCTTCCAGCACTGTGCCAAGCACCAAGACCTGAATCCAGGCCGAGAAGCCCATGCCCGGATGATCGCTTCTGGCTTCGTCCCAACCATCTTTGTCGCCAACTGTTTGATGCACATGTATACCAGGTGCTCCAATTTGGACTATGCTCGTAAAGTATTCGACCGCATGCCCGAGAAGGACACCATCTCTTGGAATGCGATGATTTCAGGGTACAGCCAGAGCGGTGCGATGGGCATCGCAGAATCCCTCTTTGATGCGATGCCCGAGCGAGATGTTATCTCATGGAATTCGCTGATCTCAGGTTATTTGCAGAACGGGAGTTCATATGGATCCATCGAGCTCTTCTTACAGATGAGAAGAAGTGGGATCGAACCTGATCGCACTACCTTTGCTATCATTCTTAAATCGTGTGCTGCATCGGAGGAGCTTGAATTGGGGACTCAGATTCATGGAATGGTACTGAAGATGGGTCTGGATTTTGATGTGGTAACAGGGAGCGCTGTCGTGGATATGTATGCTAAATGCAAGAGTTTGGGTGATTCGCTTCATGTTTTCGATGAAATGCCTGAAAGGAATTGGGTCTCATGGAGTGCAGTTATTGGGGGTTGTGCTCAAAATGAAAAATTCTTGGAAGGGTTGGATTTGTTCAAAGAGATGCAGCGATCAGGAGTAGGAGTGAGTCAGTCAGTTTATGCGAGTGTTTTCAGATCATGTGCGGGTCTGTCGCTGGCCAGGGTGGGCAGCCAGTTTCATGGGCATGCTTTGAAGAACAATTTTAGTACAGATATTGTCGTAGGGACTGCTGTTTTGGATATGTACACAAAAGGTGATTGCTTGGATGATGCTTTGAGAGTGTTTCAGTGGATGCCAACCCGAACCCTGCAGTCATGGAATGCCATTGTTGTTGGGTTTGCTCGAAGCAATCGAACACTCGAAGCTATGAAGCTATTTCAACTCATGAATAGATCTGGTGTTGGTATTGACGAGATCAGCTTATCTGGTGTTTTGGGTGCTTGTGCAGAGGTTAAAGGGTATTTCCAGGGTTCACAAATTCATTGCTTGGCTATTAAAACTAGTTTGATCTCAGATATTTGTGTTAGGAATGCAATGCTGGATATGTATGGAAAATGTAAAGCTTTGACAGATGCATGCGATATTTTTGAGGAGATGGACAGAAGAGATGCTGTCTCCTGGAATGCTCTTATCACAGCGCTTGAACAGAATGGACAGTATGAAGACACGCTAGCACATTTCAGTCAGATGTTATGGTGCGGCATGGAACCTGATGAGTTCACTTATGGCAGTGTTCTTAAAGCTTGTGCAGGATTGCAATCTTTGGATCATGGGATGAAGGTCCATGACAAGATTATCAAGTCAGGACTTGGTTTGGATTCATTCATTGGAAGTGCTCTTGTTGACATGTATTGTAAATGTGGGATGACGGAAGAAGCACAGAAGCTTCACCAGAGAATAGAGAAGCAAACGCTTGTATCATGGAATGCCATCATATCCGGATTTTCTCTTCAGAAACAAAGTGAAGAGGCTCAGAATTTCTTTTTTCAGATGCTAGATTTTGGCATAAAACCTGACAATTTCACATATGCCTCAGTACTTGATACTTGTGCAAACCTTGCCACGGTTGGTCTAGGGAAGCAAATCCATGCTCAGATTATCAAGCAAGAGTTGCAGAGGGATGTGTTCATATCAAGCACTCTAGTGGACATGTATGCTAAGTGTGGGAACATGCAGGAGTCTCTGTTGATATTCGAAAGGATAAAGGAACGAGACTTTGTGTCATGGAATGCCATGATTTGTGGTTATGCTTATCATGGCCTTGGATTAGAGGCACTTGGAATGTTTGAGAGGATGCAACTAGAGAATGTGAGACCAAATCATGCAACATTTGTAGCAGTTCTTCGAGCTTGCGGGCATGTTGGTTTGGTTGATGAGGGCATGCACTACTTTCAATTGATGACTGACCACTACAAATTGGAGCCGCAATTGGAGCACTATTCATGCATGGTGGATATAATAGGGCGCTCGAAGGGCATCCATGAAGCTTTAAGTCTTATAAATGACATGCCATTTGAAGCTGATGCTGTTATATGGCGAACTCTTTTGAGCATATGCAAGATCTATCAAAATGTAGAGGTGGCAGAAATGGCGGCATATAATATACTACTGCTGGATCCTGAAGATTCTGCAGCTTATATTCTTCTGTCAAATATATATGCAGAAGTTGGCAAATGGGGGGACGTTTCAAAGATGAGGAGGATAATGAGGCAGAGTAGGCTGAAAAAGGAGCCTGGATGTAGTTGGATTGAAGTGAAGAATGCGATGCACACCTTTCTCGTGGGAGATAAGGCTCACCCAAGATGCCTGGAGATATATCAGAGGTTAGATGAGTTAATTGATGAGATGAAATGGGCTGGATATATGCCTAATTTAGATTTTTTCCTTGAGgatgaggaagaggagagaagagatCAGCAAGAACAGCTCAGATTTGGTAATGTTTGA